One window of Chlamydia sp. 04-14 genomic DNA carries:
- the tkt gene encoding transketolase — translation MVNREVDIDILEKISGTLKQLSIEIIQKAGSGHPGLPLGCAELAAYLYSYVLKHNPKDPLWIDRDRFVLSAGHGSALLYACLHLAGYDVSLEDLQQFRQLHSRTPGHPEFGETEGVEATTGPLGQGLGNAVGMALSMKMLQVRFNRPEHEIFNGKVYCLSGDGCMMEGVSHEVCSLAGTLGLDNLVVIYDYNNIVLDGFLGEVSSEDVKKRFESYGWEVYEIDGYDFSAIHETFVKIKQSQQRPVLIVAHTVIGHGSPKEGSHKAHGSPLGEDGVEQTKRFWHLPEEKFFISPVVKSFFSHKLQEDRKVQEEWQDDFRVWSRQFPDLHQEFLSLKAPISSEKLETILEGVEMPEAIAGRAASNKIIQNLAKNIPSLIGGSADLSSSDGTWIADAKDINSHDFSGRNIKYGVREFGMGAIMNGLAYSQVFRPFGGTFLVFSDYLRNAIRLAALAKLPVIYQFTHDSIFVGEDGPTHQPIEQIMSLRAIPGLQVIRPGDANEVKGAWHAALRYLGPTALILSRQNLPTLAQTNRPFKEGVGRGAYIVLKETQGKPDYTLFATGSELHLALAVAQELIYLDKKVRVISFPCWELFEQQDFEYRESVIGGDLGLRVSIEAGSALGWYKYIGSNGLAIAMDRFGYSGAPADVAEACGFTADCILQRILSQ, via the coding sequence ATGGTGAACAGAGAAGTAGATATAGATATCTTAGAAAAGATCTCGGGAACTCTTAAACAATTAAGCATAGAGATCATTCAAAAAGCTGGTTCTGGTCATCCGGGATTGCCTTTAGGTTGTGCGGAACTTGCCGCCTACTTGTACAGTTATGTTTTGAAACATAACCCGAAAGATCCTTTATGGATTGACAGAGACCGGTTCGTTTTATCAGCAGGACATGGTTCGGCTCTATTATATGCTTGTCTTCATCTTGCTGGATACGATGTCTCTTTAGAAGATCTCCAGCAATTTCGTCAGTTACATTCAAGGACTCCCGGTCATCCAGAATTTGGAGAAACCGAGGGTGTCGAAGCTACTACAGGGCCTTTAGGTCAGGGATTAGGCAATGCCGTAGGTATGGCTTTATCTATGAAAATGCTTCAAGTCCGTTTTAATCGCCCTGAGCATGAAATTTTCAATGGTAAAGTATATTGTTTGTCCGGTGATGGATGCATGATGGAAGGCGTTAGCCACGAAGTCTGTAGTTTGGCGGGAACCTTAGGTTTAGATAATCTTGTAGTTATATATGACTACAATAATATTGTTTTAGATGGCTTCTTAGGAGAAGTAAGTTCTGAAGATGTGAAAAAGCGTTTTGAATCTTACGGTTGGGAAGTTTATGAAATCGATGGGTATGATTTTTCCGCTATTCATGAAACATTTGTAAAAATTAAACAATCACAGCAACGCCCTGTCCTAATAGTAGCTCATACAGTTATAGGTCATGGCTCTCCTAAAGAGGGAAGTCATAAGGCACACGGATCGCCTTTAGGAGAAGATGGAGTGGAACAGACAAAACGTTTCTGGCATCTTCCTGAGGAGAAATTTTTTATTTCTCCTGTAGTTAAGTCTTTCTTTTCTCATAAATTACAAGAAGATCGTAAAGTTCAAGAGGAATGGCAGGATGATTTTCGTGTTTGGTCACGTCAATTCCCTGATTTACACCAAGAATTTCTTTCTCTAAAAGCTCCAATATCCTCGGAAAAATTAGAGACAATACTTGAAGGTGTAGAAATGCCAGAAGCTATAGCTGGTCGTGCTGCGTCTAACAAGATAATTCAAAATTTAGCCAAGAACATTCCTTCCCTTATTGGGGGATCTGCAGATTTATCAAGTTCGGATGGAACATGGATAGCAGACGCTAAAGATATTAATAGTCATGACTTCTCCGGTAGGAACATTAAATACGGTGTTCGAGAATTCGGTATGGGAGCCATTATGAATGGTTTGGCCTATTCTCAAGTATTTCGACCTTTTGGAGGAACATTCTTAGTATTCTCTGATTACTTAAGAAACGCGATTCGTTTAGCAGCATTGGCTAAGTTACCTGTTATTTATCAATTTACTCATGATTCTATTTTTGTTGGTGAAGATGGCCCAACACATCAACCTATTGAACAGATCATGTCATTAAGGGCAATTCCAGGTTTACAAGTTATCCGTCCTGGAGATGCTAATGAAGTGAAAGGAGCTTGGCATGCAGCATTGCGCTATCTCGGCCCTACGGCATTAATCCTTTCCCGGCAAAATTTACCCACCCTAGCGCAAACAAATAGACCGTTTAAAGAAGGTGTGGGTCGTGGAGCCTATATTGTTTTAAAAGAGACTCAAGGTAAGCCAGATTATACTTTATTTGCTACGGGGTCGGAGTTGCACTTAGCTTTAGCTGTAGCTCAGGAGTTAATCTACTTAGATAAAAAAGTTCGCGTGATTTCCTTCCCCTGTTGGGAATTATTCGAACAACAAGATTTTGAATATCGAGAGAGTGTAATTGGCGGTGATTTAGGTTTACGAGTATCTATAGAGGCAGGATCTGCATTAGGATGGTATAAATATATTGGTTCTAATGGTTTAGCTATTGCTATGGATAGATTCGGTTATTCCGGAGCTCCCGCTGACGTGGCAGAAGCTTGTGGATTTACTGCGGATTGTATTTTACAAAGAATACTTTCTCAATAA
- a CDS encoding AMP nucleosidase has protein sequence MFKQKDTNINESKIAQDMLERYSGSTIEEFCPYLLLTNFAYYTHVFAEAYQVPISKGSMFSAAHAPQVNASILDFKLGSPGAALTVDLCSFLPNVKAAVMLGMCGGLRSHYQVGDYFVPIASIRGEGTSDVYFPPEVPALANFMVQKTITEILEEKKSSYHIGITHTTNIRFWEFNKEFRKKLYENKAQTIEMECATLFSAGYRRNLPMGALLVISDLPLRKEGIKTKESGNFVLKTYTQDHITTGIDVITKLDTVLKSRPTKTHKGLPHMELGEADDTMPKDSGISDSDY, from the coding sequence ATGTTCAAGCAAAAAGACACAAATATCAATGAATCAAAAATAGCCCAGGATATGTTAGAGCGTTATTCTGGATCGACTATTGAAGAATTTTGTCCTTATCTGCTCTTAACAAATTTTGCTTATTATACCCACGTATTTGCAGAAGCTTATCAAGTGCCCATTTCAAAAGGATCGATGTTTTCTGCGGCACACGCACCTCAAGTGAATGCTTCTATTCTTGATTTTAAATTAGGATCTCCTGGAGCGGCTCTAACTGTAGACTTGTGTTCATTTCTCCCTAATGTAAAGGCTGCTGTGATGCTGGGTATGTGCGGGGGGCTACGTTCACACTATCAGGTTGGGGATTATTTTGTACCCATAGCTAGTATTCGAGGAGAAGGGACTTCTGACGTTTATTTCCCTCCTGAAGTTCCTGCTTTAGCAAACTTTATGGTTCAAAAAACTATTACAGAGATATTAGAAGAGAAAAAATCAAGTTACCATATCGGAATTACCCACACTACAAATATCCGCTTTTGGGAATTCAATAAGGAATTTCGTAAGAAGCTTTATGAAAACAAAGCCCAAACTATAGAAATGGAATGCGCTACGTTATTTTCCGCAGGTTATAGAAGAAATCTTCCTATGGGGGCTCTACTGGTTATTTCAGATTTGCCGCTAAGAAAAGAAGGAATAAAGACTAAAGAAAGCGGAAATTTTGTATTGAAGACATACACACAAGACCACATCACTACAGGAATTGATGTCATAACAAAACTAGACACAGTATTGAAAAGCCGCCCTACAAAAACCCACAAAGGCTTACCCCATATGGAACTTGGAGAGGCTGACGATACTATGCCTAAAGATTCTGGGATCTCAGATAGTGATTATTGA
- the efp gene encoding elongation factor P produces MVRVSTSEFRVGLRIEIDGQPYLILQNDFVKPGKGQAFNRIKVKNFLTGRVIERTFKSGESVETADVREQQMRFLYSDQEGATFMDDETFEQEMIFWDKIENIRQWLLEDTIYTLVLYNGNVIGVEPPIFMELTIAETAPGVRGDTASGRVLKPAVTNTGAKIMVPIFIEEGEVVKIDTRTGSYESRVSK; encoded by the coding sequence ATGGTTCGTGTAAGTACTAGTGAATTTCGTGTAGGATTAAGAATAGAAATAGATGGCCAACCCTATTTGATTTTACAAAATGACTTTGTAAAACCAGGAAAAGGCCAAGCCTTCAATAGAATTAAGGTAAAGAATTTTTTGACAGGAAGAGTCATTGAAAGGACTTTTAAGTCAGGAGAATCTGTAGAAACCGCAGATGTGCGAGAACAACAGATGCGTTTCCTTTATTCGGATCAAGAAGGTGCTACCTTCATGGATGACGAGACATTTGAACAAGAGATGATTTTCTGGGATAAAATAGAAAATATTCGTCAGTGGTTATTAGAAGATACGATTTATACATTAGTCTTATACAACGGCAACGTTATTGGGGTAGAACCTCCAATTTTTATGGAACTTACTATTGCTGAAACAGCGCCAGGTGTACGTGGAGATACTGCTTCAGGAAGAGTATTAAAACCAGCAGTGACAAATACAGGAGCGAAAATTATGGTTCCTATTTTCATTGAAGAAGGTGAAGTTGTTAAAATAGATACACGTACAGGCAGTTACGAATCTCGAGTTTCTAAGTAG
- a CDS encoding metallophosphoesterase family protein — protein sequence MHNKSSEAYRIIHISDVHFCVFPKNPLTCLNKRFKGALRQVFGGVTFQSSTISERFPDLAVKLQADSVCITGDFSLTALDAEFLLAQNFVSNLKEHASVYVLPGNHDVYTQKALNHQTFYQYFPNTQLQNEQISFNKLIDHWWLVLLDCSCLNGWFSANGMIRSSQISVLENFILSLPPQENIIIANHYPLLPTKDPSHDLINHLLLQHVLKKYSNVRLYLHGHNHQAAVYNCKDHAPNMILNSGSISLPSNARFHIIDLYPQGYHVYTAAITNLLDTKEPLEISIEASLESW from the coding sequence ATGCATAACAAATCTTCAGAAGCTTATCGTATTATTCATATCTCTGATGTGCATTTTTGTGTCTTTCCCAAGAATCCATTAACCTGTCTTAATAAAAGATTTAAAGGAGCATTACGCCAAGTATTTGGTGGTGTTACATTCCAATCATCAACTATATCCGAACGCTTTCCTGACTTAGCAGTAAAATTACAAGCTGATAGTGTTTGTATTACGGGAGATTTTTCTCTTACAGCTTTGGATGCAGAGTTCCTACTTGCTCAAAATTTTGTGAGCAACCTAAAAGAGCATGCTTCTGTCTATGTACTTCCTGGAAATCATGACGTTTATACTCAGAAGGCACTGAATCATCAAACGTTCTATCAATACTTTCCTAATACGCAATTACAAAATGAACAAATCTCCTTTAATAAACTTATAGACCACTGGTGGCTAGTCTTATTAGATTGTTCTTGTTTGAATGGTTGGTTCTCAGCGAATGGTATGATAAGGTCATCTCAAATTTCTGTTTTAGAGAATTTTATTCTTAGTCTTCCTCCACAAGAAAATATTATCATCGCTAATCACTACCCTCTTTTACCTACAAAAGACCCCTCTCATGATTTAATTAACCACCTACTTTTACAACATGTCCTGAAAAAGTATTCTAATGTACGTTTGTATCTTCATGGACATAATCATCAGGCTGCAGTTTACAACTGTAAAGATCATGCACCGAATATGATTTTAAATAGTGGTTCTATCTCATTACCCTCTAATGCGCGCTTTCACATTATAGACCTATACCCTCAAGGCTATCATGTTTATACCGCAGCAATAACAAATCTCTTAGACACAAAAGAACCTTTAGAGATCTCTATAGAAGCTAGTCTGGAGTCGTGGTAA
- the groEL3 gene encoding variant chaperonin GroEL3, whose product MLDKENSLYDTDKKLFLGIDKVFHSIKDHYGPIASSLSFFENEGYLALSRITLADPHENIGVEFAKAMAKKIHKKYLDGVTTGIILLYTLLKESYLLLDQGLSLYKLCAALKKMGEKLLVSLESHSWPLKDSNKAKGIIFSAFPDFTIATELAGAFSAVGSEGFISLSQLAVSNIQITQGLKIPCGYISPYFISQSTQRTIILSHPRIFVTDKKITSALSFLPLLQELQENGEQLLIFCKGIDQDALATFTVNKFENLLQIVVVDLNHPSLDPTFFEDITLFTGTTVFSQNFSPVMRLPECASLGSCASVEISEKETVIIRGNSVSEVLALKIHQIEEEIRTSSSQEIKTLLIKRKHRLQSSVAIVPVREENKFFYSLALSALTSALDKGYVPGGGAGLFYASLNLSEEEEATEEERGAMNVIQACCRAPLGQLVNNLKLDSSIVINKLLSLSTPSLGMNVLSQQIEDLIASGILDPLAKVSDIFSLALETGLNILSSKVIINDTK is encoded by the coding sequence ATGTTAGACAAGGAAAATTCCCTGTATGATACAGATAAAAAACTTTTCCTTGGAATAGACAAAGTTTTCCACTCCATTAAGGATCACTACGGCCCTATAGCTTCGTCTCTATCTTTTTTCGAAAATGAAGGTTATCTAGCTTTATCGCGTATAACCCTAGCAGATCCCCATGAAAATATTGGTGTAGAATTTGCCAAAGCCATGGCGAAGAAAATCCATAAGAAATATCTTGATGGTGTCACTACTGGTATCATTTTACTCTACACTCTTCTTAAAGAAAGCTATCTTCTTTTAGATCAAGGTTTGTCACTTTATAAGCTCTGTGCCGCTTTAAAAAAAATGGGAGAGAAGCTTCTGGTGTCTTTGGAGTCGCATTCTTGGCCCTTAAAAGATAGTAATAAAGCCAAGGGAATCATTTTTTCTGCTTTTCCAGATTTTACAATTGCCACAGAGCTAGCGGGAGCTTTTTCAGCCGTAGGTTCTGAAGGCTTTATTTCGTTGTCACAACTTGCAGTATCCAATATACAGATCACCCAGGGATTAAAAATCCCTTGTGGTTACATATCTCCTTATTTTATTTCTCAATCTACACAGCGTACAATCATACTTTCTCACCCCCGTATCTTCGTTACTGATAAAAAAATTACTTCAGCACTTAGCTTCCTTCCTCTATTACAAGAATTACAAGAGAATGGTGAACAACTACTTATTTTCTGCAAGGGTATAGATCAAGATGCTCTTGCCACATTCACTGTGAATAAGTTCGAGAATCTTCTACAAATTGTTGTTGTTGATTTGAATCATCCTTCTCTTGATCCAACTTTTTTCGAAGACATCACCTTATTCACAGGAACTACAGTTTTCTCTCAAAACTTTTCTCCCGTTATGCGACTTCCTGAATGTGCGTCTTTAGGTTCTTGCGCCTCTGTAGAAATCTCTGAAAAAGAAACCGTCATCATTCGTGGAAATAGCGTGTCTGAAGTTCTAGCATTAAAAATACATCAGATAGAGGAAGAGATACGCACTAGCTCTTCTCAAGAAATAAAAACCTTATTAATAAAAAGAAAACATCGCTTACAAAGTTCTGTCGCTATTGTTCCTGTTCGTGAAGAAAATAAGTTTTTCTATTCCTTAGCGCTCTCCGCACTAACATCTGCTTTAGATAAAGGTTATGTTCCTGGAGGTGGTGCGGGTTTATTCTATGCTTCTTTAAATCTATCTGAAGAAGAGGAAGCAACCGAAGAGGAACGAGGAGCCATGAATGTTATACAAGCATGTTGTCGGGCACCCCTAGGACAATTAGTCAATAATTTAAAATTAGACAGCAGCATTGTTATCAATAAACTCTTATCGCTATCGACTCCTAGTCTAGGTATGAACGTCCTTTCACAGCAGATTGAAGATCTCATTGCTTCGGGAATCTTAGATCCTTTAGCTAAAGTATCGGATATTTTTTCCTTAGCTTTAGAGACAGGATTAAACATACTTTCATCAAAAGTAATCATTAATGATACGAAGTAA
- a CDS encoding UDP-N-acetylmuramoyl-tripeptide--D-alanyl-D-alanine ligase — translation MRSILLEDWVSLMLSDVKYRRSGKKISGVAIDSRQVRPGDLFFALSGQCTDGHRFLKQAAQAGAVAAIVSKDYCGDSFGLELIVVNDTTEALKEAGENQSHLFQGTIVGITGSIGKTTTKVFARTFLSSVYRVYASPKSYNSQLTVPLSLLMADGDEDFIILEMGVSEPGNMKDLLSIVEPEVSVITNVVDQHAMNFSDRGVQGIAEEKARILRNSRVQLLPKDSPWYSHFVKQSSSSEKFSFAIHDETADFYYKAIRKDSVIISTPEGDIDFAISFPYQPAYSNLLIALSLAWLLDVPVDRIVHSCCDLQLPPMRFEQSMRNGVQVINDAYNACPEAMIAALDAIPNPSEGGKVILILGHMAELGNYSEEGHTVVAKKALSKASIIFFIGEKWLPIQHLLKQGPCEISFHPSAQSIEEILKKVVQQGDIVLLKGSRSLALESLLSCF, via the coding sequence ATGCGATCTATCTTATTAGAAGATTGGGTATCGTTAATGTTATCCGATGTGAAATACCGAAGGTCTGGGAAAAAGATTTCTGGGGTTGCTATTGATAGTCGTCAAGTGCGTCCGGGAGACTTATTCTTTGCTCTTTCTGGACAATGTACAGATGGGCATCGTTTTCTCAAACAAGCAGCCCAAGCTGGAGCTGTAGCAGCAATTGTTTCTAAAGATTATTGTGGAGATTCGTTCGGTTTAGAATTAATTGTTGTTAATGACACAACGGAAGCTTTGAAAGAGGCTGGAGAAAATCAAAGTCATTTATTTCAGGGAACAATCGTCGGTATTACCGGATCCATTGGAAAGACAACAACAAAAGTATTTGCGAGAACTTTCCTTTCTTCAGTATACAGAGTGTATGCCAGCCCTAAAAGTTATAACTCTCAACTTACTGTTCCTTTAAGCTTATTAATGGCAGACGGTGATGAGGATTTTATAATTTTAGAAATGGGAGTTTCTGAACCAGGAAATATGAAGGATTTACTTTCTATAGTAGAGCCTGAGGTTTCTGTAATTACCAATGTGGTGGATCAACACGCTATGAATTTCTCTGATAGAGGAGTTCAAGGCATTGCTGAAGAAAAGGCGCGTATTTTACGAAATAGTCGTGTACAACTTCTCCCCAAAGATTCTCCTTGGTATTCTCACTTTGTAAAACAGTCCTCGTCTTCTGAGAAGTTTTCCTTTGCTATTCATGACGAAACTGCTGATTTTTATTATAAAGCTATTCGCAAAGATAGCGTGATTATAAGTACCCCTGAAGGTGATATAGATTTTGCAATTTCTTTCCCATATCAGCCGGCCTATAGTAATTTATTAATAGCTCTATCCTTGGCTTGGCTTCTTGATGTTCCTGTCGATAGGATTGTCCACTCTTGTTGTGATTTGCAACTCCCTCCCATGCGTTTTGAACAAAGCATGCGCAACGGTGTTCAAGTAATCAATGATGCTTATAATGCCTGCCCCGAAGCGATGATTGCTGCTTTGGATGCGATTCCTAATCCTTCAGAAGGAGGGAAAGTTATACTCATCTTAGGTCATATGGCAGAATTAGGAAATTATTCTGAAGAAGGTCATACCGTTGTTGCTAAAAAAGCTTTATCAAAAGCAAGTATTATTTTCTTCATTGGAGAAAAATGGTTGCCGATTCAGCATTTATTAAAACAGGGTCCCTGTGAAATTTCTTTTCATCCATCTGCTCAGAGTATAGAAGAGATTCTAAAGAAAGTCGTTCAGCAAGGAGATATTGTCCTGTTAAAAGGATCACGATCTTTAGCTTTAGAATCTCTATTGAGCTGTTTTTAA
- the mraY gene encoding phospho-N-acetylmuramoyl-pentapeptide-transferase — protein sequence MSSVFRYFSESWISLLLTVFGLAFFLGIFLGKPVIWWLKKQNHYDQVHKEHCEKLEILHQDKKHTPTAGGILFCIVLLSTVFFWLPLGKLSTWLFVFLIVSWGALGWYDDIVKKKRKKGHGITAKQKFVLQLLISALTVLAIFSLYKGNALFYTLKVPFLGTISFANCVLGKLFYFVLAMLAIVGTSNAVNLTDGLDGLAAGTTCMSAFGLLVVALADPTIHLAQDVSILLAGLVGVSFAFLKYNRSPAQVFMGDTGSLLIGGILGSCAVMLRAELLLILLGGVFVAEAGSVILQLSSYRLRKKRIFLCSPLHHHYEYKGIPETKVVLRFYIAGLICMIVGIVAALWR from the coding sequence ATGAGTTCTGTATTTCGTTATTTTAGTGAATCGTGGATTTCCTTATTGCTAACAGTATTTGGTCTAGCATTTTTCCTAGGGATTTTCTTAGGGAAGCCTGTGATATGGTGGTTGAAAAAACAGAATCATTACGATCAAGTGCATAAAGAACACTGTGAGAAGCTAGAGATCCTACATCAGGATAAAAAGCATACACCTACAGCTGGGGGGATACTTTTTTGTATCGTTCTATTAAGCACTGTGTTCTTTTGGCTCCCCTTAGGGAAACTTTCAACATGGCTATTCGTATTTCTCATAGTCAGTTGGGGAGCTTTAGGTTGGTATGACGATATAGTAAAAAAGAAAAGAAAAAAGGGACATGGAATAACAGCAAAACAGAAATTTGTCTTACAACTATTAATCTCTGCTCTCACAGTTCTAGCTATATTTTCTCTATATAAAGGTAACGCTCTATTTTACACATTAAAGGTTCCTTTTTTAGGGACGATTTCTTTTGCAAACTGTGTTTTAGGTAAACTTTTCTATTTTGTTTTAGCGATGTTAGCAATTGTAGGTACTAGCAATGCTGTAAATCTTACGGATGGTCTTGATGGTTTGGCAGCAGGAACTACATGTATGAGTGCTTTTGGTTTGCTAGTAGTTGCTCTTGCAGATCCAACAATTCATTTAGCGCAAGATGTCTCTATACTACTAGCTGGATTGGTGGGAGTAAGCTTTGCTTTCTTAAAATATAATCGTTCTCCTGCTCAAGTATTTATGGGTGATACAGGTTCCTTGCTTATAGGAGGAATATTAGGTAGCTGTGCTGTTATGCTCCGTGCGGAATTGCTTTTAATTTTGTTGGGCGGTGTTTTCGTTGCAGAAGCCGGATCAGTAATTTTACAACTTAGTAGCTATCGATTGAGGAAAAAGCGTATTTTTCTATGTTCCCCATTACATCATCATTATGAGTATAAAGGTATTCCTGAGACGAAAGTTGTCCTACGTTTTTATATAGCGGGGTTAATTTGTATGATTGTAGGAATTGTTGCAGCCTTATGGAGATAG
- the murD gene encoding UDP-N-acetylmuramoyl-L-alanine--D-glutamate ligase — translation MDNRRVIVLGAGVTGRSVAEFLRNRGDYVIGIDGSLNALNSCSFFHERYLDNTEEFPEHIDLFVRSPGIKPSHRLVIEAKHREIPIVTDVQIAFQDPEFHQYPSIGITGSAGKTTTVLFLVHLLHSIGTNAFAMGNIGVPILQAMRQKGVRVVEISSFQLTEQEIEVPVLSGAAILNVSDNHLDYHQTLQAYSEAKSNIAKCLKSSKSLWVGEGVSSGKSYLEHTKEIASILDKGSALKPLYLHDRNNYCAAYTLANEISNIPLEVFLQAIQTFEKPPHRIEYLGEKDGVRYINDSKATTMSSVEKALIALKENIIVILGGRNKGSDFTSLIPVLTQTVKHIVAMGECRNEITQALSSSLPLTQARDLQEAVSIAQSIAQPGDVILLSPGCASFDQFRSFEERGDCFKQLVGDMEALKV, via the coding sequence GTGGATAACCGACGTGTTATAGTTTTAGGAGCAGGGGTTACAGGAAGATCTGTGGCAGAATTTCTGCGTAATCGAGGAGATTATGTTATTGGAATCGATGGATCTTTAAATGCTCTAAATTCTTGTAGTTTCTTTCATGAACGCTATCTAGATAACACAGAAGAATTTCCTGAACATATAGATTTATTTGTACGTTCCCCGGGGATCAAACCTTCACATCGTTTAGTAATCGAAGCAAAACATAGAGAAATTCCCATCGTCACTGATGTTCAGATTGCTTTTCAAGATCCAGAATTTCATCAATATCCTTCCATTGGAATAACTGGATCTGCAGGAAAAACAACAACAGTATTGTTTTTAGTCCATTTACTCCATTCTATAGGAACTAATGCTTTTGCCATGGGGAATATAGGTGTGCCTATTCTTCAGGCAATGCGTCAAAAAGGTGTTCGTGTTGTTGAAATTAGTTCTTTTCAACTGACTGAACAAGAAATAGAGGTTCCTGTACTATCAGGAGCCGCTATCTTAAATGTTTCTGATAATCATTTAGATTATCATCAAACTTTGCAGGCCTATAGTGAAGCAAAAAGTAACATTGCTAAATGTTTAAAATCATCTAAGTCTTTGTGGGTTGGGGAGGGTGTTTCATCTGGAAAATCCTATTTGGAGCATACTAAAGAAATAGCTTCAATTTTAGATAAAGGGAGTGCATTAAAACCACTATACTTGCATGATAGGAATAATTATTGCGCGGCTTACACTTTAGCTAATGAGATATCTAACATTCCTTTGGAAGTGTTTTTACAGGCAATTCAAACCTTTGAAAAACCTCCCCATAGAATAGAATATCTGGGAGAAAAAGATGGCGTGCGTTATATCAATGATAGTAAGGCTACGACTATGAGCTCTGTAGAAAAAGCTCTGATAGCACTAAAAGAAAACATCATTGTTATTTTGGGCGGAAGGAACAAAGGGAGTGATTTTACTTCTTTGATTCCAGTCCTTACTCAAACGGTAAAACATATTGTGGCTATGGGGGAATGTCGAAATGAAATTACCCAAGCTTTATCTAGTAGTCTTCCTTTAACTCAAGCCCGAGATCTACAAGAAGCGGTAAGCATAGCCCAGAGTATCGCACAGCCTGGTGATGTAATACTATTATCTCCCGGGTGTGCTAGTTTTGATCAGTTTCGGAGCTTTGAGGAACGAGGAGATTGCTTTAAGCAATTGGTTGGTGACATGGAGGCATTAAAAGTATGA
- a CDS encoding LysM peptidoglycan-binding domain-containing protein, whose protein sequence is MNRRDTIIIATLVNAVLVLVLFTTAKHADKKNTDVLLPPLPAKLVEVVPASMEKVQEKVEKVEKPTVETVPQRVSKEELAVQFAENKPVVVKASPTPSVPQTTPSVAIPNPIAPEPKAQIVKEAPKKEAYATVIVKKGDFLERIAKANHTTVAVLMQINDLSSTQLKIGQVLKVPVSDKQEETKKPQVKVSSAEDFYTVQEGDSPWTIALRNHIRLEDLLRMNDLDEHKARKLRPGDQLRIR, encoded by the coding sequence ATGAACCGTAGAGATACGATTATAATTGCAACTTTAGTGAATGCAGTTTTGGTGCTAGTATTATTCACTACAGCAAAACATGCTGATAAGAAAAATACAGATGTATTGCTTCCTCCTTTGCCAGCAAAGCTTGTTGAAGTTGTTCCTGCTTCTATGGAAAAAGTACAAGAAAAAGTAGAAAAGGTTGAAAAGCCTACCGTAGAGACTGTTCCTCAACGTGTTTCTAAAGAGGAATTGGCAGTGCAGTTTGCAGAAAATAAACCTGTAGTTGTCAAAGCTTCTCCAACACCTAGTGTTCCTCAAACAACTCCTTCTGTTGCAATTCCAAATCCGATAGCTCCTGAACCAAAAGCCCAAATTGTTAAAGAAGCTCCTAAAAAAGAAGCTTATGCGACGGTTATTGTGAAAAAAGGAGATTTCCTAGAGCGTATTGCTAAAGCAAATCATACGACTGTAGCTGTTCTTATGCAGATTAATGATTTATCTTCTACACAATTGAAGATAGGTCAGGTATTAAAGGTGCCCGTCTCTGATAAGCAAGAAGAAACTAAAAAGCCTCAGGTGAAAGTCTCCAGTGCTGAAGATTTCTATACTGTTCAAGAAGGCGATAGTCCTTGGACTATAGCTTTACGTAATCATATCCGTCTAGAAGACTTGCTAAGGATGAATGATCTTGACGAACATAAGGCACGCAAACTCAGACCTGGAGATCAGTTGCGTATACGGTAA